A genomic region of Cannabis sativa cultivar Pink pepper isolate KNU-18-1 chromosome 1, ASM2916894v1, whole genome shotgun sequence contains the following coding sequences:
- the LOC115708034 gene encoding protein IQ-DOMAIN 13, producing the protein MGKKGGWFSAIKRAFTPHSKEKPVNDSDKKTSKEKEKKKKSGGKLRHGDTNSFIPLFREPSSIEKIFGDFEREQQRLTLRTPLSPEQQQQQQPKTSSFVPPPRVVTPRASSPRVVSPRVASPRASSPRVRSPRAVSPKPPSPRIVHHHREISYRPEPTLRHHHVSATKIQAAYRGYTARRSFRALKGLVRLQGVVRGQSVKRQTMNAMKYMQLLVRVQSQIQSRRIQMLENQARRQAQYKNDKETDSTFGKWNSETGNDDWDDSVLTKEEIEVRMQRKVEALVKRERAMAYAYSHQLWKGSPKSAQTPLADIRAGGFPWWYNWLEKQLPTPSNPPQTTNIMKTFQLTPPRPNSEARTPSSSAPNQNQKQQQRNFAFETMDTPTPRSTRSTIYPASKPMRTPPSSRTPMALHASKYSRPRASVGAGSPFDLPLKDDDSLTSCPPFSVPNYMNPTASAKAKARASSNPKERFMATPSSESKRRLSFPLTQGIGSFKWNKGSFFSNKDNSSSRALEQHQKNQHQSAPSVGNMSVDSTVSLPAGVGRRPFNRFV; encoded by the exons ATGGGAAAGAAAGGAGGTTGGTTTTCTGCAATCAAGAGGGCTTTTACTCCCCATTCCAAGGAGAAGCCAGTAAAT GATTCCGATAAGAAAACCAGCAaggagaaggagaagaagaagaagagtggAGGAAAACTTAGGCATGGAGACACCAATTCCTTCATTCCTCTTTTCAGAGAGCCTAGCAGCATTGAGAAAATCTTTGGGGATTTCGAAAGAGAGCAACAGAGATTAACCTTGAGGACTCCATTATCTCCtgagcagcagcagcagcagcagcccAAGACTTCATCTTTTGTGCCTCCTCCTAGAGTTGTTACTCCAAGAGCTTCTTCGCCAAGGGTTGTATCACCTCGGGTTGCTTCTCCTAGAGCTTCTTCTCCGAGGGTTCGATCTCCCAGAGCTGTTTCTCCTAAACCTCCATCTCCTAGAATTGTACACCATCATAGGGAGATCAGCTACAGACCTGAACCTACTCTAAGGCACCATCATGTTTCGGCTACTAAGATTCAAGCAGCCTATAGAGGTTATACG GCTAGAAGGAGCTTTAGAGCTCTTAAGGGGTTGGTGAGGCTTCAAGGAGTGGTGAGGGGACAGAGTGTAAAGCGCCAAACGATGAATGCCATGAAATATATGCAGCTCTTGGTGCGTGTTCAGTCGCAGATTCAGTCAAGGAGAATCCAAATGTTAGAAAACCAAGCAAGACGTCAAGCTCAATATAAAAATGATAAGGAAACAGACAGTACATTTGGCAAATGGAAT TCGGAGACAGGTAATGATGATTGGGATGACAGTGTGCTAACAAAGGAGGAAATAGAGGTAAGGATGCAGAGAAAAGTTGAGGCTCTTGTCAAGAGAGAAAGAGCAATGGCATATGCATATTCTCACCAG TTGTGGAAAGGCAGTCCAAAATCTGCTCAAACGCCTCTAGCAGACATTCGAGCTGGGGGATTTCCATGGTGGTATAACTGGCTAGAGAAGCAGTTACCTACTCCATCTAATCCTCCTCAgaccactaatatcatgaaGACCTTTCAGCTCACTCCTCCAAGGCCGAATTCAGAGGCACGAACGCCATCTAGTAGTGCCCCGAACCAgaaccagaagcagcagcagcGAAATTTCGCATTTGAAACTATGGATACCCCAACACCGAGATCCACAAGATCAACCATATATCCTGCTTCAAAACCAATGCGAACACCACCATCGAGCAGAACACCAATGGCGCTTCACGCATCTAAGTATTCTAGACCAAGAGCCAGTGTTGGAGCTGGATCACCATTTGACCTTCCACTAAAAGATGATGACAGCCTCACAAGCTGCCCACCATTCTCTGTTCCTAACTACATGAATCCAACAGCTTCAGCCAAGGCGAAAGCCAGAGCTAGCAGTAATCCAAAGGAGAGATTTATGGCAACTCCAAGCAGCGAATCGAAAAGAAGACTTTCTTTCCCATTGACACAAGGCATTGGATCATTCAAGTGGAACAAAGGCTCATTTTTCTCAAATAAGGATAACAGTTCATCAAGGGCATTAGAGCAACACCAGAAGAACCAACACCAATCTGCACCTTCAGTAGGGAATATGAGTGTGGATTCGACGGTTTCTTTGCCAGCTGGGGTTGGAAGGAGACCATTTAACCGATTTGTGTGA